From the genome of Nakamurella flavida, one region includes:
- the sucB gene encoding 2-oxoglutarate dehydrogenase, E2 component, dihydrolipoamide succinyltransferase yields MSHSVQMPALGESVTEGTVTRWLKQVGDEVAVDEPLLEVSTDKVDTEIPSPVAGVLERIVVAEDETAEVGAELAVIGDGSGGESSDDGPAADEQVTEGGSGDLPPDAEGAAEDEAATGVDAQPEPEAGPLDSSAGNAPDAPSTDAEVAAEKPTAGTASAAQGTAVTLPEMGESVTEGTVTRWLKKVGDQVAVDEPLLEVSTDKVDTEVPSPVAGTLLEISVAEDETVEVGAQLALIGDASAASPELAPKPAEPAAKAPEAEAPAPRAEAPAPKAEPKDTVPAEQPEETEPPKQAEAEPAKSTEPSAPSAPAAPAAASTPSWQPPAVESTGAAGYVTPVIRKFAAGLQVDLASVSGTGVGGRIRREDVQAAADAAAAAQAAPPAAPAPAEAAPAAAAKPSAAPSPEAAALIGTTVKLPRIRQSIAKNMLAGLHTAAQLTTVIEVDVTRVAALRARSKAAFEAREGVKLSFLPFFVKATLEAAKQFPIINSTISDDLKELTYHPAVNLGIAVDTPRGLIVPVIKNADDLNLGGIARKIADLAARTRNNKIGPDELSGGTLTVTNTGSVGALFDTPIFVPPQSAILGTGAIVKRPAVIQDADGNDVIAIRSMCYLALSYDHRNIDGADASRFLGAVKKRIEAGEFSGDLGL; encoded by the coding sequence ACCCGGTGGCTCAAGCAGGTCGGTGACGAGGTCGCCGTCGACGAGCCGTTGCTCGAGGTCTCCACCGACAAGGTCGACACCGAGATCCCGTCCCCGGTGGCCGGGGTCCTGGAACGGATCGTGGTGGCCGAGGACGAGACCGCCGAGGTCGGTGCCGAGCTCGCCGTGATCGGTGACGGTTCCGGTGGTGAGTCGTCGGACGACGGTCCCGCCGCCGACGAGCAGGTCACCGAGGGCGGCAGCGGCGACCTGCCGCCGGACGCCGAGGGGGCCGCCGAGGACGAGGCCGCCACCGGGGTCGACGCCCAGCCCGAGCCGGAGGCCGGTCCGCTGGACTCCAGCGCCGGCAACGCCCCCGATGCGCCGTCCACCGACGCCGAGGTCGCGGCCGAGAAGCCCACCGCGGGCACCGCATCCGCCGCCCAGGGCACCGCCGTGACCCTGCCGGAGATGGGCGAGAGCGTCACCGAGGGCACCGTCACCCGCTGGCTGAAGAAGGTCGGCGACCAGGTCGCGGTCGACGAGCCCCTGCTCGAGGTGTCCACCGACAAGGTCGACACCGAGGTCCCGTCGCCCGTCGCCGGCACCCTGCTGGAGATCTCCGTGGCCGAGGACGAGACCGTCGAGGTCGGCGCCCAGCTCGCCCTCATCGGCGACGCGTCCGCCGCCTCGCCCGAGCTCGCCCCGAAGCCGGCCGAGCCCGCCGCGAAGGCACCGGAGGCGGAAGCGCCTGCACCCCGGGCCGAGGCGCCTGCACCGAAGGCCGAGCCGAAGGACACGGTGCCTGCGGAGCAGCCCGAGGAGACCGAACCCCCGAAGCAGGCCGAGGCCGAGCCCGCGAAGTCCACGGAACCCTCGGCGCCGTCCGCGCCCGCCGCGCCCGCTGCTGCGTCGACGCCGTCCTGGCAGCCGCCGGCCGTGGAGTCGACCGGTGCGGCCGGTTACGTCACCCCGGTGATCCGCAAGTTCGCCGCCGGCCTGCAGGTCGACCTGGCCTCGGTGTCCGGCACCGGAGTGGGCGGCCGCATCCGTCGGGAGGACGTCCAGGCCGCCGCGGACGCCGCGGCCGCAGCTCAGGCCGCTCCCCCGGCTGCTCCGGCTCCGGCCGAGGCGGCACCCGCCGCGGCGGCCAAGCCCTCGGCCGCCCCCAGCCCGGAGGCCGCGGCGCTCATCGGGACCACGGTGAAGCTGCCGCGGATCCGTCAGTCGATCGCCAAGAACATGCTGGCCGGGCTGCACACGGCCGCTCAGCTCACCACGGTCATCGAGGTCGACGTCACCCGTGTCGCGGCTCTGCGCGCGCGGTCCAAGGCGGCGTTCGAGGCCCGCGAGGGCGTCAAGCTGTCGTTCCTGCCGTTCTTCGTCAAGGCCACCCTCGAGGCGGCCAAGCAGTTCCCGATCATCAACTCGACGATCTCGGACGACCTCAAGGAGCTGACCTACCATCCGGCGGTCAACCTGGGCATCGCCGTGGACACCCCCCGCGGGCTGATCGTCCCGGTGATCAAGAACGCCGACGACCTCAATCTCGGCGGCATCGCCCGGAAGATCGCCGATCTGGCCGCGCGGACACGCAACAACAAGATCGGTCCGGACGAGCTGTCCGGCGGCACCCTCACGGTGACCAACACCGGATCGGTCGGGGCGCTCTTCGACACCCCGATCTTCGTGCCGCCGCAGTCGGCCATCCTCGGGACAGGGGCCATCGTCAAGCGGCCCGCGGTCATCCAGGACGCGGACGGCAACGACGTCATCGCGATCCGGTCGATGTGCTACCTGGCGCTGTCCTACGACCACCGGAACATCGACGGGGCCGACGCGTCCCGTTTCCTCGGCGCGGTCAAGAAGCGCATCGAGGCCGGCGAGTTCTCCGGGGACCTGGGTCTGTGA